A genomic stretch from Deltaproteobacteria bacterium includes:
- the ptsP gene encoding phosphoenolpyruvate--protein phosphotransferase, with protein sequence MTGGERKEVELLRGIGVSSGIVIGSAYLLERGVPEPVQYCHLADDAAEQEIERFKKALRESREQLNRIKKKVELDKVGREHIRIIDAHLLILKDQMLINDTIRVIKEQKINAEWALKMVLKDLKDFFDRIDDTYLRERSADIEHTVNRVLGNLMGRKHESVADLKEPCIVVAHDLAPTDTAQMARGRVLGFLTDIGGKTSHTAIMAKSLDIPAVVGLESVTHKVETGDTVIVDGTTGTVIVNPSRSVLDIYRKRRERYARYGRALHNYKDLPSETTDGRYIKIMGNLEIVEEMDAFLEHGAEGIGLYRTEFLYLNRRELPTEQEHLTAYKEVAGRMAPHPVVIRTLDIGGDKLPHSVDVPSEMNPAMGLRAIRFCLRRLDIFKTQLRAILRASAFGKIRIMFPMISGVDELRRAKEVLEEVKQELRSEGVRFDEKIEVGAMIEVPAAAAIADLLAREVDFFSIGTNDLLQYSLAIDRVNEHVAYLYEPFHPAVLRTVKGVVDAAREAGIDVGVCGEMAGEPESALIFVGFGIDRLSMNSFSILRVKKLIRSVSYADARLISEAAMNFSTAREVEAYISSRISSVYRDELWA encoded by the coding sequence ATGACGGGCGGGGAGAGAAAAGAAGTCGAGCTGCTGCGCGGCATAGGCGTATCGTCGGGCATAGTCATAGGAAGCGCCTATCTGCTCGAGCGCGGCGTGCCGGAGCCCGTCCAGTACTGCCACCTCGCAGACGACGCGGCCGAGCAGGAGATCGAGCGCTTCAAGAAGGCCCTCAGGGAGTCGCGCGAGCAGCTCAACCGCATAAAGAAGAAGGTCGAACTCGACAAGGTCGGCAGAGAGCACATCCGCATAATCGACGCCCACCTGCTCATCCTCAAGGACCAGATGCTCATAAACGACACCATACGCGTCATAAAGGAGCAGAAGATCAACGCCGAGTGGGCGCTGAAGATGGTCCTAAAGGACCTCAAGGACTTTTTCGACAGGATCGACGACACCTACCTGCGCGAGCGCAGCGCCGACATCGAGCACACCGTGAACCGCGTCCTCGGCAACCTCATGGGCAGAAAGCACGAGAGTGTGGCCGACCTCAAGGAGCCCTGCATCGTCGTGGCCCACGACCTCGCGCCGACCGACACGGCCCAGATGGCCAGGGGCCGTGTCCTCGGCTTCCTCACCGACATAGGCGGCAAGACCTCCCACACGGCCATCATGGCGAAATCGCTCGACATCCCGGCGGTGGTGGGTCTGGAGTCGGTGACGCACAAGGTGGAGACGGGCGATACGGTCATAGTCGACGGCACGACGGGCACGGTCATAGTCAACCCCTCGCGCAGCGTCCTCGACATATACCGCAAGCGCCGCGAACGCTACGCCCGCTACGGCCGCGCCCTCCACAACTACAAGGACCTCCCCTCGGAGACGACCGACGGCCGTTATATAAAGATAATGGGCAACCTCGAGATAGTCGAGGAGATGGACGCCTTCCTCGAACACGGCGCCGAGGGCATAGGGCTCTACAGGACCGAGTTCCTCTACCTCAACCGCCGGGAGCTGCCCACCGAGCAGGAGCACCTGACGGCCTACAAGGAGGTGGCCGGCCGCATGGCGCCCCATCCGGTGGTGATCAGGACACTGGACATAGGGGGCGACAAGCTGCCACACTCGGTCGACGTCCCCTCGGAGATGAATCCCGCCATGGGACTTCGGGCCATAAGGTTCTGCCTGCGGCGACTCGACATATTCAAGACCCAGCTTCGGGCCATCCTGCGGGCCAGCGCCTTCGGCAAGATCAGGATCATGTTCCCCATGATCTCCGGCGTCGACGAGCTGCGCCGCGCAAAAGAGGTGCTCGAGGAGGTCAAGCAGGAGCTGCGCAGCGAAGGGGTCCGCTTCGACGAGAAGATCGAGGTGGGCGCCATGATAGAGGTCCCCGCCGCCGCGGCCATAGCCGATCTCCTCGCCCGGGAGGTAGACTTCTTCTCCATCGGCACCAACGACCTCCTCCAGTACTCCCTGGCCATAGACCGGGTCAACGAGCACGTGGCCTATCTCTACGAGCCCTTCCACCCGGCCGTGCTGAGGACCGTCAAGGGCGTGGTGGACGCTGCCCGCGAGGCGGGCATAGACGTGGGGGTGTGCGGCGAGATGGCCGGAGAGCCGGAGTCGGCGCTCATATTCGTGGGCTTCGGCATAGACCGGCTCTCCATGAACTCCTTTTCCATCCTGAGGGTAAAGAAACTCATCCGCTCCGTGAGCTACGCCGACGCCAGGCTCATAAGCGAGGCGGCCATGAACTTCTCGACGGCCAGGGAGGTGGAGGCCTACATAAGCTCCAGGATTTCATCGGTCTACAGGGACGAGCTCTGGGCCTGA
- a CDS encoding methionine adenosyltransferase: MREYIFTSESVTEGHPDKVSDQVSDAILDALLAQDPRSRVACETLVTTGLALVAGEITTKAVVDYASIVRRTIREIGYTDAAIGFDGDTSAVLVSFDRQSPDIARGVDEGEAKEQGAGDQGLMFGYACDHTPELMPMPIVLAHKLTRRLAEVRKKGVLDFVRPDGKSQVTVRYNYGRPVAVDAVVVSTQHTPAVTNDRLREGIMEEVIKSVIPAELLHDGTRYHINPTGRFVVGGPHGDCGLTGRKIIVDTYGGHGSHGGGAFSGKDPSKVDRSASYMARYVAKNIVAAGLASECEVQIAYAIGVPEPVSVMVDTFGTEKIPPEKIEGLINDHFDLRPRQIVEALDLLRPIYRQTAAYGHFGRTEPDFTWERTDKAEALKAAAGL; encoded by the coding sequence ATGAGAGAGTACATCTTCACGTCCGAGTCCGTCACCGAAGGACATCCGGACAAGGTGTCGGACCAGGTCTCCGACGCCATACTGGACGCGCTGCTTGCGCAGGACCCCCGCAGCAGGGTCGCCTGTGAGACGCTCGTCACCACGGGACTGGCGCTCGTGGCCGGCGAGATAACCACCAAGGCCGTCGTCGATTACGCCTCCATAGTGAGGCGGACCATAAGGGAGATCGGCTACACCGACGCCGCCATAGGCTTCGACGGCGACACCTCGGCCGTGCTCGTCTCATTCGACAGGCAGTCTCCCGACATCGCCCGGGGTGTGGACGAGGGCGAGGCCAAGGAGCAGGGCGCCGGCGACCAGGGCCTCATGTTCGGCTACGCCTGCGACCATACGCCCGAGCTCATGCCCATGCCCATCGTGCTCGCCCACAAGCTCACGCGCAGGCTCGCCGAGGTGCGAAAAAAGGGCGTCCTCGACTTCGTCCGTCCCGACGGGAAGAGCCAGGTGACGGTGCGCTACAACTACGGCAGGCCCGTGGCCGTCGACGCCGTTGTCGTCTCCACCCAGCACACCCCCGCCGTCACCAACGACCGGCTCCGCGAAGGCATTATGGAGGAGGTCATCAAGAGCGTCATACCCGCCGAACTTCTGCACGACGGCACCCGATACCACATCAACCCCACGGGCCGTTTCGTCGTCGGCGGTCCCCACGGCGACTGCGGGCTTACGGGCAGGAAGATAATCGTGGACACCTACGGCGGTCACGGAAGCCACGGCGGCGGCGCCTTTTCGGGCAAGGACCCCTCCAAGGTGGACCGCTCGGCCTCCTACATGGCCCGCTACGTGGCCAAGAACATCGTCGCCGCCGGCCTGGCAAGCGAGTGCGAGGTCCAGATAGCCTACGCCATAGGCGTGCCCGAGCCCGTCTCCGTCATGGTCGACACCTTCGGCACCGAGAAGATCCCGCCCGAGAAGATAGAGGGCCTCATAAACGACCACTTCGATCTGCGTCCCCGGCAGATAGTGGAGGCCCTCGACCTGCTCCGCCCCATCTACAGGCAGACGGCCGCATACGGCCACTTCGGAAGGACAGAGCCCGACTTCACCTGGGAGAGGACCGACAAGGCCGAGGCCCTCAAGGCCGCGGCGGGGCTCTGA
- a CDS encoding adenosylhomocysteinase codes for MDYDVKDLALGDKGRLRIEWAEMDMPVLRSIREEFRKKKPLKGVTIAACLHVTTETANLMITLKAGGADASLCASNPLSTQDDVAAALVKHYGIPVYAIKGEDKKTYYDHINAVLDRRPNITMDDGADLVSMLHSERRDQASDILGSTEETTTGVIRLKSLAAQGLLSFPVIAVNDASTKHFFDNRYGTGQSTVDGIVRATNRLIAGSVFVVCGYGWCGKGVAMRARGLGADVVVTEVDPLRGLEAVMDGFRVMPIAQAARTGDIFCTVTGDINVIRREHFEKMKEGAIVCNSGHFNVELDLDGLKAISKKKRLVREFVEEYTLRDGRRLYVLADGRLVNLAAAEGHPASVMDMSFANQALGAEYLVKNASKLENKVYVVPETIDRNIAKLKLASLGVKIDRLTAEQKKYLASWEMGT; via the coding sequence ATGGATTACGACGTTAAGGACCTCGCCCTCGGCGACAAGGGCAGGCTCAGGATCGAATGGGCCGAGATGGACATGCCCGTTCTGCGGAGCATCAGGGAAGAGTTCAGGAAGAAGAAACCCCTAAAGGGTGTGACGATCGCGGCCTGTCTCCACGTGACGACCGAGACGGCCAACCTCATGATCACCCTCAAGGCCGGCGGCGCCGACGCCTCGCTGTGCGCCTCCAACCCGCTGAGCACCCAGGACGACGTGGCCGCGGCGCTGGTGAAGCACTACGGCATACCGGTCTACGCCATAAAGGGCGAGGACAAGAAGACATACTACGACCACATAAACGCCGTGCTCGACCGCAGGCCCAACATCACCATGGACGACGGAGCGGACCTCGTCTCCATGCTCCACTCCGAGCGCAGGGACCAGGCGTCCGACATCCTCGGCTCCACCGAGGAGACGACGACCGGCGTCATAAGACTCAAGAGCCTCGCCGCCCAGGGTCTCCTGAGCTTCCCGGTCATCGCCGTCAACGACGCCTCGACCAAGCACTTCTTCGACAACCGCTACGGCACCGGCCAGTCCACGGTTGACGGCATCGTGAGGGCCACAAACAGGCTCATCGCGGGGTCCGTCTTCGTCGTCTGCGGCTACGGGTGGTGCGGCAAGGGGGTGGCCATGCGCGCCCGGGGGCTCGGCGCCGACGTGGTCGTCACCGAGGTGGACCCGCTGCGCGGGCTCGAGGCCGTCATGGACGGCTTCAGGGTGATGCCCATCGCCCAGGCCGCCCGCACGGGCGATATATTCTGCACCGTCACCGGCGACATCAACGTCATCCGCCGCGAGCACTTCGAGAAGATGAAGGAAGGGGCCATAGTCTGCAACTCGGGCCACTTCAACGTGGAGCTCGACCTCGACGGGCTCAAGGCCATATCGAAGAAGAAGCGGCTGGTGCGCGAGTTCGTCGAGGAGTACACCCTCAGGGACGGCCGCAGGCTCTACGTGCTGGCCGACGGCCGGCTCGTAAACCTCGCCGCCGCCGAGGGACACCCGGCAAGCGTCATGGACATGAGCTTCGCCAACCAGGCCCTCGGCGCCGAGTACCTCGTCAAGAACGCCTCGAAGCTCGAAAACAAGGTCTACGTCGTGCCCGAGACGATAGACCGCAACATAGCCAAGCTCAAGCTCGCCTCGCTGGGCGTGAAGATCGACAGGCTCACGGCCGAGCAGAAGAAGTACCTCGCCTCCTGGGAGATGGGCACCTGA
- a CDS encoding outer membrane protein assembly factor BamD yields MSSTPCLAVSRRETGGVSGGRRRLSLCALVLAAALFSGCAATNEEIVEKGGDEALFHRAMVYYQNTKLEHAEKDLKKLMDEYPLSKYALEAQLKLADIYYSVTRYEDANAYYTSFVAIHPSHPKAPYAQFQKGMCRLREVLSVDRDQTSTQKAIFSFEDVIARYPDSPYAGKARSIITFLRRRLAEREFYVGKFYFKDKNYKGALYRFSGILRDYPDAGITDKALYYLGKSYSRLGEEKRAKEVFARLRARFPDSPYAASGEK; encoded by the coding sequence ATGAGCAGCACTCCGTGCCTTGCCGTCTCGCGCCGGGAGACGGGAGGCGTATCCGGCGGACGGCGGCGTCTGTCCCTCTGCGCCCTTGTCCTTGCGGCGGCCCTCTTTTCGGGCTGCGCCGCCACCAACGAGGAGATAGTGGAAAAGGGCGGCGACGAGGCCCTCTTCCACCGGGCCATGGTCTACTACCAGAACACCAAGCTCGAGCACGCCGAGAAGGACCTGAAGAAACTGATGGACGAGTACCCGCTCAGCAAGTACGCCCTCGAGGCCCAGCTCAAGCTGGCGGACATCTACTACTCGGTGACCCGCTACGAAGACGCCAACGCCTACTACACGAGCTTCGTGGCCATCCATCCCTCCCATCCCAAGGCCCCTTACGCCCAGTTCCAGAAAGGGATGTGCCGGCTGCGCGAGGTGCTGAGCGTGGACCGCGACCAGACCTCCACACAGAAGGCCATCTTCTCCTTCGAGGACGTGATCGCGAGGTATCCCGACAGTCCCTATGCCGGGAAGGCGCGCTCCATAATAACGTTCCTGCGCCGCAGGCTCGCCGAGCGCGAGTTCTATGTGGGCAAGTTCTACTTCAAGGACAAGAACTACAAGGGCGCTCTCTACCGCTTCTCCGGCATACTGAGGGACTATCCCGACGCCGGCATAACGGACAAGGCGCTCTACTATCTCGGAAAGTCCTACTCCAGGCTCGGCGAGGAGAAGCGCGCAAAGGAGGTCTTCGCCAGGCTCAGGGCCCGCTTTCCCGACAGCCCCTACGCCGCCTCCGGGGAGAAGTGA
- a CDS encoding tetratricopeptide repeat protein gives MEKGWLHYYETGKAAFKERDYDKALSCLERVVKLKPTFADVFNMLGLIYYDRKRYDEAESAFLNALELNPEYIEASLNLSILYNERGQFDKGGDVYERARAARAAAGDAGAEPYLDPNVKGKLANMHAAIGDVYSDLGHYEKAVDEYRKALELRPGFVDIKTNLAAAYRSLKDYSRAVRELEEALDMVPGYVSAMVQLGLTFYCMGLHDRAKQMWVEALKINPGERLARMYLNHLLSSGPA, from the coding sequence ATGGAGAAAGGGTGGCTCCACTACTACGAGACCGGCAAGGCGGCCTTCAAGGAGAGGGACTACGACAAGGCCCTTTCCTGTCTTGAGCGTGTCGTAAAGCTCAAGCCCACCTTCGCCGACGTCTTCAACATGCTCGGTCTCATATACTACGACAGGAAGCGTTACGACGAGGCCGAGTCGGCCTTCCTCAACGCCCTCGAGCTCAATCCAGAGTACATCGAGGCGTCCCTGAACCTCTCGATCCTCTACAACGAGCGGGGCCAGTTCGACAAGGGCGGCGACGTATATGAGCGCGCCCGCGCAGCCCGCGCCGCCGCCGGAGACGCAGGCGCCGAGCCCTACCTCGACCCCAACGTCAAGGGCAAGCTGGCCAACATGCACGCCGCCATAGGCGATGTCTACAGCGACCTCGGCCACTACGAAAAGGCCGTCGACGAGTACCGCAAGGCCCTGGAGCTGCGCCCGGGCTTCGTGGACATAAAGACGAATCTCGCCGCGGCCTACCGTTCGCTCAAGGACTATTCGAGGGCCGTGCGCGAGCTCGAGGAGGCGCTCGATATGGTGCCGGGCTATGTGAGCGCCATGGTTCAGCTCGGCCTCACCTTCTACTGCATGGGGCTTCACGACAGGGCCAAGCAGATGTGGGTCGAGGCCCTGAAGATAAATCCCGGCGAGCGCCTTGCGCGCATGTATCTCAATCACCTGCTAAGCTCCGGCCCTGCCTGA